One genomic segment of Marinitoga piezophila KA3 includes these proteins:
- a CDS encoding ATP-binding protein — translation MATLRTIADHIMDIGENAVKSGGNKGYLIIIETKNHFRFTISDNGRGMDQETLKKALDPFYTTKKQRKKKFGLGLAFLKQSLEQTDGTFIINSKKDVGTTVIADFNLENIDCQPIGDIPSMLINVLTMSYEFNWEIYRYYEKKGYYLNSQIINDNFDLTKPQEIMTLKKYIIELEKEIKGGI, via the coding sequence TTGGCAACCTTAAGAACAATAGCAGATCATATTATGGATATTGGTGAAAATGCAGTTAAATCTGGAGGAAATAAAGGATATTTAATAATCATTGAAACAAAAAATCATTTTCGATTTACAATTTCAGATAATGGAAGAGGGATGGATCAGGAGACATTAAAAAAGGCTCTTGATCCATTTTATACTACTAAAAAACAGAGAAAGAAAAAATTTGGATTAGGACTTGCATTTTTAAAACAATCATTGGAACAAACAGATGGAACTTTTATAATAAACTCAAAAAAAGACGTTGGGACAACTGTAATAGCGGATTTTAATCTCGAAAATATAGATTGCCAGCCAATAGGTGATATCCCATCAATGCTGATTAATGTATTAACCATGTCATATGAATTTAATTGGGAGATTTATAGATATTATGAAAAAAAAGGATATTATTTAAATTCTCAAATAATAAATGATAACTTTGATTTAACAAAACCGCAAGAAATAATGACATTAAAAAAATATATAATTGAACTGGAAAAAGAAATAAAGGGAGGTATTTAG